The Ornithodoros turicata isolate Travis chromosome 9, ASM3712646v1, whole genome shotgun sequence genome includes a region encoding these proteins:
- the LOC135368107 gene encoding serine/threonine-protein kinase RIO1-like: protein MIDDVVEGQFDDADDVTEIGDRVSRTHLGADTLAAGDHYSSEDDFVSSGSDDELYEWGLTQKGIIMAPKASAAHPNAQSGSKNIMKFQSSSKVLSGKFSGKINLNHYEGPPVSNSAVNVLNEAGRKYDSDRVRVRDKVERATVEQVLDRNTRIVLFKMLNRGVFKEINGCISTGKEANVYHATTEEGLHRAIKVYKTSILVFKDRDRYVSGEFRFRNGYCSSNPRKMVRTWAEKEMRNLSRIHSAGVTCPKPVTLRSHVLVMEFVGKDGWPSPKLKDVELSESKARELYLDCILMMRRLYHDCRLVHADLSEYNLLYHEGKVVTIDVSQSVEHDHPNALEFLRKDCTNITDFFAKCGVKTMTMRQLFDFVTDPNINDGNIDAYLERAQELVDQQEDEMRHNVDEEVFKKSYIPQRLDQVLDFEKDIVEVQERNKEILYHTITGMKADLSGPAQKPALLGEVSSESDGSGESEDDDDDVEKEGSKFRNMARPREETLEEKKERKKAVKEAKKEKRQSKIPKHVKKKKEKQGKMRKK, encoded by the coding sequence ATGATCGACGACGTTGTCGAAGGCCAGTTCGACGATGCGGACGATGTGACTGAAATCGGTGATCGCGTATCGCGTACGCACCTCGGCGCGGACACGCTTGCCGCTGGCGATCACTACAGCAGCGAGGACGACTTCGTGAGTTCAGGTAGTGACGATGAACTTTACGAATGGGGCCTCACGCAGAAGGGCATTATAATGGCTCCAAAGGCCAGTGCCGCACACCCTAATGCACAATCCGGTTCGAAAAACATAATGAAATTTCAGTCCAGCTCCAAAGTGTTGTCAGGGAAGTTTTCGGGAAAGATCAACCTGAATCACTACGAAGGCCCACCTGTGTCAAATTCCGCCGTCAACGTCCTAAACGAAGCCGGCCGCAAATACGACTCCGACAGGGTCCGCGTTCGGGACAAAGTCGAGAGGGCGACAGTTGAGCAGGTGCTGGATCGCAATACCCGCATCGTGCTCTTCAAAATGCTGAATAGGGGTGTCTTCAAAGAGATCAACGGCTGCATCAGCACCGGAAAAGAAGCGAACGTGTATCACGCGACGACCGAGGAAGGCCTGCACCGCGCCATCAAAGTCTACAAGACCTCTATACTGGTGTTCAAAGACCGTGACAGATACGTGAGCGGCGAATTTCGCTTCCGCAACGGCTACTGCAGCAGTAACCCCAGGAAGATGGTCCGCACGTGGGCCGAGAAAGAGATGAGAAACCTCTCCCGCATCCACAGCGCGGGTGTCACGTGTCCGAAACCAGTAACCCTTCGAAGTCACGTCCTCGTCATGGAGTTCGTCGGAAAGGACGGCTGGCCCTCGCCCAAATTGAAAGACGTCGAGTTGAGCGAGTCGAAGGCGCGCGAACTCTACCTCGACTGCATCCTGATGATGAGGAGACTCTACCACGACTGCCGCCTCGTGCACGCCGACCTCAGCGAGTACAACCTGCTTTACCACGAGGGCAAAGTGGTCACCATAGACGTGTCTCAGTCCGTCGAGCACGACCACCCCAACGCGCTGGAGTTCCTCCGGAAGGATTGTACCAACATAACGGACTTCTTTGCGAAGTGTGGGGTGAAGACCATGACGATGCGGCAGCTTTTCGACTTTGTCACGGATCCGAACATAAACGACGGCAACATCGACGCGTACCTCGAACGTGCCCAGGAACTGGTGGACCAGCAGGAAGACGAAATGCGCCACAACGTCGACGAAGAGGTCTTCAAGAAGTCCTACATTCCGCAGAGGTTGGATCAGGTGCTGGACTTTGAGAAGGACATTGTCGAAGTGCAGGAACGGAACAAGGAAATCTTGTACCACACCATCACGGGGATGAAGGCTGACCTCTCCGGGCCAGCTCAGAAGCCAGCTCTGCTGGGTGAAGTCAGCTCCGAGAGCGACGGCTCCGGAGAAagcgaggacgacgacgatgacgtcGAAAAGGAAGGGTCCAAGTTTAGGAACATGGCTCGACCGAGGGAGGAGACCctcgaggaaaagaaagagaggaagaaGGCAGTGAAAGAAGCAAAGAAGGAGAAGCGACAGAGCAAGATTCCAAAGCAtgtaaagaagaagaaagagaaacaggGCAAAATGCGGAAGAAATGA